The proteins below come from a single Myxococcota bacterium genomic window:
- the secF gene encoding protein translocase subunit SecF, with amino-acid sequence MFEIIPHGTHLDFIGKARLCVAISLAMVAASVVAVFVVGVHLGIDFAGGTELHAKFASAPVDEGRVRDVVNGVPGLKDVSVVRFGGAEDNEFLIRFQNVADEADAAAAGSTDADERLRADRVSSVERALSGAIGGYERQSVDFVGPRVGSELRADGFKSIGLAMLLIMIYIAFRFSSRFAPGAVVAVFHDLIITAGIFVMLGYEFDLRILAAMLAILGYSLNDTIIIYDRIRENLEARTSRDLAAVLNESVNQTLSRTVLTSGTTLIAVLALAVLGGEVIRPFAVAMLIGVFVGTYSSIYIAAPTLMLLEARAARRAKAG; translated from the coding sequence GTGTTCGAGATCATTCCGCACGGAACCCACCTCGACTTCATCGGGAAGGCGCGGCTCTGCGTCGCGATCTCGCTCGCGATGGTCGCCGCGAGCGTCGTGGCCGTGTTCGTCGTCGGGGTCCACCTCGGAATCGACTTCGCGGGCGGCACGGAGCTCCACGCGAAGTTCGCGAGCGCGCCGGTCGACGAGGGCCGCGTGCGCGACGTCGTGAACGGCGTTCCGGGCCTGAAGGACGTGTCCGTCGTGCGCTTCGGCGGCGCGGAGGACAACGAGTTCCTGATCCGCTTCCAGAACGTGGCGGACGAGGCCGACGCGGCGGCGGCGGGGTCGACGGACGCCGACGAGCGGCTCCGGGCGGATCGCGTGTCGTCGGTCGAGCGCGCGCTCTCGGGCGCGATCGGCGGCTACGAGCGGCAGAGCGTCGACTTCGTCGGGCCGCGCGTCGGCTCCGAGCTGCGCGCCGACGGCTTCAAGTCGATCGGCCTCGCGATGCTGCTGATCATGATCTACATCGCGTTCCGCTTCAGCTCGCGATTCGCGCCCGGCGCCGTGGTCGCCGTCTTCCACGACCTCATCATCACGGCGGGCATCTTCGTGATGCTGGGCTACGAGTTCGACCTGCGCATCCTCGCCGCGATGCTCGCGATCCTCGGCTACAGCCTGAACGACACGATCATCATCTACGACCGCATCCGCGAGAACCTCGAGGCGCGCACCTCGCGCGATCTCGCGGCCGTGCTGAACGAGAGCGTGAACCAGACGCTGTCGCGCACCGTGCTCACGTCGGGCACGACGCTGATCGCCGTGCTCGCGCTGGCCGTGCTCGGCGGCGAGGTGATCCGGCCGTTCGCGGTCGCGATGCTGATCGGCGTCTTCGTCGGCACGTACTCGTCGATCTACATCGCCGCGCCGACGCTGATGCTGCTCGAGGCGCGCGCGGCGCGCCGCGCGAAGGCGGGCTGA
- a CDS encoding polymer-forming cytoskeletal protein, producing the protein MSLFGGRREADAPRAGAVPAPAGGAARSEGSAPEQRIAQDAGGHVAAATRTGGSVANIGKSIVFKGDLTGDEDLQIEGQVEGGIQLANHVLTIGQTGRAQAQLYAKAVVVVGHVTGNITATERVVLEATASVEGDIHTPKLVIAEGAVLNGAVEMTKAQPDSAKSLARAASGTPPTAAPPATPPAKG; encoded by the coding sequence GTGAGCTTGTTCGGAGGGCGGCGCGAGGCCGACGCACCGCGCGCGGGCGCCGTGCCCGCGCCGGCGGGCGGAGCGGCGCGGAGCGAGGGCTCGGCGCCGGAGCAGCGCATCGCACAGGACGCCGGCGGCCACGTCGCCGCGGCGACGAGGACGGGGGGCAGCGTGGCGAACATCGGCAAGTCGATCGTGTTCAAGGGCGATCTCACGGGCGACGAGGACCTCCAGATCGAGGGCCAGGTCGAGGGCGGCATCCAGCTCGCGAACCACGTGCTGACGATCGGGCAGACGGGCCGCGCGCAGGCGCAGCTCTACGCGAAGGCGGTCGTCGTCGTCGGGCACGTGACGGGCAACATCACGGCGACGGAGCGCGTCGTGCTCGAGGCGACCGCGAGCGTCGAGGGCGACATCCACACGCCGAAGCTCGTGATCGCCGAGGGCGCGGTGCTGAACGGCGCCGTCGAGATGACGAAGGCGCAGCCGGATTCGGCGAAGTCGCTCGCGCGCGCCGCGAGCGGGACGCCGCCGACCGCGGCTCCGCCCGCGACGCCGCCCGCGAAGGGCTGA
- a CDS encoding TolC family protein, which translates to MGRRARSSAPFRLAFTAALASTVTLASPGRAESDAATEPAASESGAPTLHGSLRLSLADAIAMGLENNLDVEIQRFSPLIAEESYRSSWGAYDPRATGEIGRSESSLPAGNALSGVPFDERDITDGSAGVAGLLPFLNATYAIDYAASDTTVNAIFASNSPQYDSGLTFSGSVPLLKNLVWNQAWTNVRVSQERLGAAQEDFRKSVMDTTQGIEAAYWTLVARAEQERVAAKSFDTARALLEQVETQYEVGVVSRVEVVEAEAGVAEREVAFIEAENAHRAAQDELIDRVLGPHLTAISMLHVEPTDSPDAFVAYEVDVANAVDRAFENRPEIQSAEHEVELREVQLRFARNQRLPQLDVQGSYGVTGLRGAGNTIPNLREDPLVIGDETITIPPTGSGVGDANDDFFGSRGGDQWTVRGVLSFPLGNVSGRHDASRAALELRRASTQLRRLRQSIILEVRNGARDLLSAQQRIEAAERRRAAAAEQLRAERVRLEHGESTPFEVLQRERDLVDAESQKISALQQYHTSEASLLRAQGTILEARNVVIDDVRELR; encoded by the coding sequence ATGGGCCGCCGCGCTCGCTCGTCCGCCCCCTTCCGCCTCGCGTTCACCGCGGCGCTCGCGTCGACCGTGACGCTCGCGTCGCCGGGCCGCGCCGAGAGCGACGCGGCGACGGAGCCCGCCGCGTCGGAGAGCGGTGCGCCGACTCTGCACGGCTCGCTCCGCCTGTCGCTCGCCGACGCGATCGCGATGGGGCTCGAGAACAACCTCGACGTCGAGATCCAGCGCTTCTCTCCGCTCATCGCGGAGGAGAGCTATCGAAGCTCGTGGGGAGCCTACGATCCGCGCGCCACGGGCGAGATCGGCCGCAGCGAGAGCTCGCTGCCCGCCGGCAACGCGCTCTCGGGCGTCCCCTTCGACGAGCGGGACATCACCGACGGATCGGCGGGAGTCGCGGGCCTCCTCCCGTTCCTCAACGCGACCTACGCGATCGACTACGCCGCCTCCGACACGACCGTCAACGCGATCTTCGCCTCGAACAGCCCGCAGTACGACTCGGGGCTCACGTTCAGCGGGTCCGTTCCTCTCCTCAAGAACCTCGTCTGGAACCAGGCCTGGACCAACGTACGCGTCTCGCAGGAGCGCCTCGGCGCCGCGCAGGAGGACTTCCGCAAGAGCGTGATGGACACGACGCAGGGCATCGAGGCGGCCTACTGGACGCTCGTCGCTCGCGCGGAGCAGGAGCGCGTCGCCGCCAAGAGCTTCGACACGGCGCGCGCGCTGCTCGAGCAGGTGGAGACGCAGTACGAGGTCGGCGTCGTGTCGCGCGTCGAGGTCGTCGAGGCCGAAGCCGGCGTCGCGGAGCGCGAGGTCGCGTTCATCGAGGCGGAGAACGCCCATCGCGCCGCGCAGGACGAGCTGATCGATCGCGTGCTCGGCCCCCATCTCACGGCCATCTCGATGCTCCACGTGGAGCCCACCGACAGTCCCGACGCCTTCGTCGCGTACGAGGTCGACGTCGCCAACGCCGTCGACCGCGCCTTCGAGAACCGCCCCGAGATCCAGAGCGCCGAGCACGAGGTCGAGCTCCGCGAAGTGCAGCTTCGCTTCGCACGCAACCAGCGGCTGCCCCAGCTCGACGTGCAGGGGAGCTACGGCGTGACGGGCCTCCGCGGCGCGGGCAACACGATTCCGAACCTGCGCGAGGATCCGTTGGTGATCGGCGACGAGACGATCACCATTCCGCCGACCGGCAGCGGCGTCGGCGATGCGAACGACGACTTCTTCGGGTCGCGCGGCGGCGACCAGTGGACCGTGCGAGGCGTGCTCTCGTTCCCGCTCGGGAACGTCTCGGGCCGCCACGACGCGTCGCGTGCCGCACTCGAGCTGCGCCGGGCCTCCACCCAGCTTCGGCGTCTCCGGCAGTCGATCATCCTCGAGGTGCGAAACGGCGCGCGCGACCTGCTCTCGGCCCAGCAGCGCATCGAGGCCGCCGAGCGCCGGCGCGCGGCCGCGGCCGAGCAGCTGCGCGCCGAGCGCGTGCGGCTCGAGCACGGCGAGTCGACTCCCTTCGAGGTGCTGCAGCGCGAACGGGACCTCGTCGACGCCGAGAGCCAGAAGATCTCCGCCCTCCAGCAGTACCACACGTCCGAGGCCAGCCTGCTCCGCGCCCAGGGGACGATCCTCGAGGCGCGCAACGTCGTGATCGACGACGTGCGGGAGCTGCGCTGA
- the ispD gene encoding 2-C-methyl-D-erythritol 4-phosphate cytidylyltransferase — protein sequence MAAIVLGAGRGERLGHALPKAFVPVAGAPVIARAIERIGAARGVSHIVAVVPAADVARFEAIADAARRAEPPADAASRAATRAASRTVWSRVAPAVPGGAERQDSVACGLAALPDGVELVAVHDAARCLVDPEDVERAIEAARATGAALLAARATDTIKLVDGGVVVRTPPRATCFAAQTPQVFRADVLREAHAKARADGFLGTDDAELVERLGVAVRVVEARAPNPKLTHAADLAVAEQWLARGDAARAPEGAR from the coding sequence GTGGCAGCGATCGTCCTCGGCGCGGGGCGGGGCGAGCGGCTCGGGCACGCGCTCCCGAAGGCCTTCGTGCCGGTGGCGGGCGCTCCCGTGATCGCGCGTGCCATCGAGCGCATCGGGGCCGCGCGCGGCGTGTCGCACATCGTCGCGGTCGTGCCCGCGGCCGACGTCGCGCGGTTCGAGGCGATCGCGGACGCGGCGCGACGTGCGGAACCGCCCGCGGACGCCGCGAGCCGCGCAGCGACACGGGCGGCGAGCCGCACCGTGTGGTCGCGCGTCGCGCCGGCCGTTCCGGGCGGGGCCGAGCGCCAGGACTCGGTGGCCTGCGGTCTCGCGGCGCTCCCGGACGGCGTCGAGCTCGTCGCCGTGCACGACGCGGCGCGGTGCCTCGTCGACCCGGAAGACGTCGAGCGCGCGATCGAGGCGGCGCGCGCGACGGGCGCCGCGCTGCTCGCCGCGCGCGCGACCGACACGATCAAGCTCGTCGACGGCGGCGTCGTCGTCCGGACGCCGCCGCGCGCGACGTGCTTCGCCGCGCAGACGCCGCAGGTCTTCCGCGCGGACGTCCTGCGCGAGGCGCACGCGAAGGCGCGCGCGGACGGGTTCCTCGGGACGGACGACGCCGAGCTCGTCGAGCGGCTCGGCGTCGCCGTGCGCGTCGTCGAGGCCCGCGCGCCGAACCCGAAGCTCACGCACGCGGCCGACCTGGCCGTGGCCGAGCAGTGGCTCGCGCGCGGCGACGCGGCGCGCGCGCCCGAGGGCGCGCGATGA
- the ispF gene encoding 2-C-methyl-D-erythritol 2,4-cyclodiphosphate synthase: MRPLRIGQGFDAHRLVAGRALWLGGVEVPHDRGLEGHSDGDALLHAIADAILGALGAGDLGAHFPSSDESLRGAASSELLLEVVRAMRRARYRVGNVDATVIAQAPRLAPHQPAMRARVAALLETREDDVNIKVTSTDRLGAFGREEGIAATAVVLLEATPTKFKRPR; the protein is encoded by the coding sequence ATGAGGCCGCTGCGCATCGGGCAGGGCTTCGACGCCCATCGGCTCGTCGCCGGACGCGCGCTCTGGCTCGGCGGCGTCGAGGTGCCGCACGACCGCGGCCTCGAGGGGCACTCGGACGGCGACGCGCTCCTGCACGCGATCGCCGACGCCATTCTCGGCGCGCTCGGCGCGGGCGACCTCGGCGCGCACTTCCCGTCGAGCGACGAGAGCCTGCGCGGCGCGGCGAGCAGCGAGCTCCTGCTCGAGGTCGTGCGCGCGATGCGGCGCGCGCGCTACCGCGTCGGGAACGTGGACGCGACGGTGATCGCGCAGGCCCCGCGGCTCGCGCCGCACCAGCCGGCGATGCGCGCGCGCGTGGCCGCGCTGCTCGAGACGCGCGAGGACGACGTCAACATCAAGGTCACGAGCACGGATCGGCTCGGCGCGTTCGGCCGCGAGGAGGGCATCGCGGCCACGGCCGTCGTCCTGCTCGAGGCGACGCCGACCAAGTTCAAGAGGCCCCGGTGA
- the cysS gene encoding cysteine--tRNA ligase, translated as MSDSSPPSTPSAPPTLVVYDTAARRKRAFEPLEPGRVRMYSCGPTVYAPQHVGNMRPYVFADVLKRTLRMLGYAVTHVVNITDVGHLTDDADAGEDKMEVAARKAGLRAADIAARYTEEWQRDVERLHCLPPDVLCRASEHIPEQIELALALERGGYTYRLEDGLYFDTSKFERYAAFARLDLSGQEAGARIGEVAGKRNPADFALWKFAEPGVARQQEWESPWGRGFPGWHLECSAMSTKYLGRQFDIHTGGEDHVPVHHTNEIAQSECALGVHPWVRYWMHNAFLDFGGEKMSKSKGHVLVLQTLVDEGIEPLAYRMFLLQAVYRMPQSFKREAIRAAQKSWQRLRAAAAATLGAAGEGDPAARDAYRAEFRAALCDDLNTPRALAVAFEVARSGALADVDKRALLLEFDEVLGLGLAEARPESEAGESDPRIDALLEERRAARASRDFATADRIRDELAAEGVEIVDGPDGSRWRRR; from the coding sequence GTGAGCGATTCCTCTCCCCCGTCCACGCCGTCCGCCCCGCCGACGCTCGTGGTCTACGACACGGCCGCGCGCCGCAAGCGCGCGTTCGAGCCGCTCGAGCCCGGACGCGTGCGCATGTACAGCTGCGGTCCGACCGTCTATGCGCCGCAGCACGTCGGGAACATGCGGCCCTACGTGTTCGCGGACGTGCTGAAGCGGACGCTGCGCATGCTCGGCTACGCCGTCACGCACGTCGTCAACATCACCGACGTCGGACACCTCACCGACGACGCGGATGCGGGCGAGGACAAGATGGAGGTCGCGGCCAGGAAGGCGGGGCTGCGCGCCGCCGACATCGCCGCCCGCTACACGGAGGAGTGGCAGCGCGACGTCGAGCGCCTGCACTGCCTGCCGCCGGACGTGCTGTGCAGGGCGAGCGAGCACATCCCGGAGCAGATCGAGCTCGCCCTCGCGCTCGAGCGCGGCGGCTACACGTACCGGCTCGAGGACGGCCTCTACTTCGACACGTCGAAGTTCGAACGCTATGCGGCGTTCGCGCGGCTCGACCTCTCCGGGCAGGAGGCCGGCGCGCGCATCGGCGAGGTGGCGGGCAAGCGCAACCCCGCCGACTTCGCGCTGTGGAAGTTCGCGGAGCCGGGCGTCGCGCGGCAGCAGGAGTGGGAGTCGCCGTGGGGGCGCGGCTTCCCCGGCTGGCACCTCGAGTGCTCGGCGATGAGCACGAAGTACCTCGGTCGGCAGTTCGACATCCACACCGGCGGCGAGGACCACGTTCCCGTGCACCACACCAACGAGATCGCGCAGAGCGAGTGCGCGCTCGGCGTGCATCCGTGGGTCCGCTACTGGATGCACAACGCCTTCCTCGACTTCGGCGGCGAGAAGATGTCGAAGTCGAAGGGCCACGTGCTCGTGCTCCAGACGCTCGTCGACGAAGGCATCGAGCCGCTCGCGTACCGCATGTTCCTGCTGCAGGCGGTGTACCGGATGCCGCAGAGCTTCAAGCGCGAAGCGATCCGCGCGGCGCAGAAGAGCTGGCAGCGCCTGCGCGCGGCGGCGGCCGCGACGCTCGGCGCGGCGGGCGAGGGCGACCCCGCCGCGCGCGACGCGTACCGCGCCGAGTTCCGCGCGGCCCTCTGCGACGACCTCAACACGCCGCGCGCGCTCGCCGTGGCGTTCGAGGTGGCGCGGAGCGGAGCGCTCGCCGACGTCGACAAGCGCGCGCTGCTGCTCGAGTTCGACGAGGTGCTCGGGCTCGGGCTCGCCGAGGCGCGGCCCGAGTCCGAGGCGGGCGAGAGCGACCCGCGCATCGACGCGCTGCTCGAGGAACGCCGAGCGGCCCGCGCCTCGCGGGACTTCGCGACCGCCGACCGCATCCGCGACGAGCTCGCGGCCGAGGGCGTCGAGATCGTCGACGGGCCCGACGGCTCGCGCTGGCGGCGGCGCTAG